A genome region from Cucumis sativus cultivar 9930 chromosome 4, Cucumber_9930_V3, whole genome shotgun sequence includes the following:
- the LOC101211537 gene encoding probable serine/threonine-protein kinase PBL15, producing the protein MKESTKTWRPFTANCCSADDQTAFGNFSRCRPNRSDFSKNIAPLPSFRRLSFSDLSRSSSMRLNEDLAASFGGDLFDFQLSELRAVTQNFSSNFLLGEGGFGRVHKGYVDENFRTGLRAQAVAVKLLDNQGLQGHREWLAEVVFLGQLRHPNLVKLIGYCCEEEERLLVYEFLPRGSLENHLFKRLSVSLPWSTRLKIAIGAAKGLDFLHGAEKPVIYRDFKTSNVLLDSDFTAKLSDFGLAKMGPEGSDTHVTTRVMGTYGYAAPEYISTGHLTTKSDVYSFGVVLLELLTGRRAMDKSRAKNDQNLVDWAKPYLSSSRRLHCIMDPRLCGQYSVKGAKGMASLALQSTSLNPKDRPRMPAIVEALENLLQFKDMAVTSGHWSASASPKHARNGVSAKAKTETGRRNIPRSLTAVSHR; encoded by the exons ATGAAGGAATCCACCAAGACATGGCGGCCTTTTACCGCCAATTGCTGCTCCGCCGACGACCAGACCGCCTTCGGAAACTTCAGCCGCTGCCGCCCTAACCGCTCCGATTTCTCGAAGAACATCGCTCCACTGCCGTCGTTCAGGCGGCTGTCGTTCTCGGATCTGAGCCGGTCATCATCGATGCGATTGAACGAGGATCTAGCGGCATCATTTGGAGGGGACTTGTTTGATTTTCAGTTGAGCGAACTGCGTGCGGTTACTCAGAATTTCTCGAGTAATTTCTTGTTGGGAGAAGGGGGATTTGGGAGAGTTCATAAAGGGTATGTGGATGAGAATTTTAGGACTGGGCTAAGGGCTCAGGCGGTTGCTGTTAAGCTTCTTGATAATCAAGGGTTGCAGGGCCACCGCGAATGGCTT GCCGAAGTTGTATTTCTTGGACAGCTGAGGCATCCAAATCTAGTAAAATTGATAGGTTATTgctgtgaagaagaagaaaggctTCTTGTTTATGAGTTCTTGCCCAGGGGGAGCTTGGAGAACCACTTATTCAAAA GGCTTTCAGTCTCGTTGCCATGGTCAACGAGGCTCAAGATCGCCATTGGAGCAGCAAAGGGGCTCGACTTCCTTCATGGGGCAGAGAAACCTGTCATTTATAGGGACTTCAAAACTTCCAATGTTCTGTTAGACTCG GATTTTACAGCAAAGTTGTCTGACTTTGGATTGGCAAAGATGGGACCTGAGGGATCAGACACTCATGTAACCACCAGAGTAATGGGTACATATGGCTATGCAGCCCCAGAATACATCTCCACAG GGCATTTGACAACGAAAAGCGATGTATACAGTTTTGGAGTGGTACTTTTGGAGCTTCTAACAGGAAGAAGAGCAATGGACAAATCAAGAGCAAAGAATGACCAAAACCTTGTGGATTGGGCAAAGCCATACCTCAGTAGCTCTCGCAGGTTGCATTGCATAATGGACCCGAGGCTTTGTGGGCAGTATTCTGTGAAAGGAGCAAAGGGAATGGCCAGTCTTGCCCTCCAAAGCACCAGCTTGAATCCTAAAGACAGGCCTAGAATGCCGGCCATTGTTGAGGCTCTTGAAAACCTTCTTCAGTTCAAGGACATGGCTGTTACTTCTGGCCACTGGTCTGCTTCTGCCTCACCAAAACATGCCAGAAATGGTGTCTCTGCAAAGGCCAAAACAGAGACAGGACGCAGAAACATCCCAAGATCACTGACTGCCGTGAGTCACAGATGA
- the LOC101211287 gene encoding protein NUCLEAR FUSION DEFECTIVE 4 isoform X1 codes for MVGQSRKWLVLVATIWIQAFTGTNFDFSAYSSKLKLVLGISQVQLNYLATASDLGKVFGWSSGLALLHLPLPVVMFIAAFLGFIGYGFQWLLIADFISLPYFLVFFLCLLAGCSICWFNTVCFVLCIRNFSANRPLALSLTVSFNGVSAAFYTLAGNAINPSSPPIYLLLNALIPLLISIVVFLPVLHQPPLHSLSLPSDAVHRDSLIFLILNFLAIIVGIYLLLFGSVTSADPMIARLLFIGAIVLLILPLCIPGIVYANDWFHRTVNSSFRLDGSNFILVHDEDLEFHKELLLSLESNGSFGNGESPLLSESASLIDGETEPSKGCLRKLIEIDQLAMLGEEHSSSRLVKRLDFWLYFIAYICGGTIGLVYSNNIGQIAQSLGLSSRTKAIVTLYSSFSFFGRLLSAVPDYIRAKLYFARTGWLSIALIPTPIAFFLLSASSTAMAVYIGTALIGLSSGFIFAAAVSITAELFGPNSLGVNHNILITNIPIGSLLYGMLAAVVYDSQGKSSDNGEAIVCMGRRCYFLTFVFCGCISVVGLVSSVLLFLRTRHAYDRFESSRISSSTNRLY; via the exons ATGGTTGGCCAATCGCGTAAGTGGCTGGTTCTTGTGGCGACGATATGGATTCAGGCATTCACTGGCACCAACTTCGATTTTTCGGCCTACTCTTCCAAACTGAAATTAGTATTAGGCATTTCTCAAGTTCAGCTTAATTATCTAGCCACCGCCTCCGATCTCGGCAAAGTTTTTGGTTGGTCCTCTGGATTAGCTTTGCTTCATCTTCCGTTGCCGGTGGTTATGTTCATTGCTGCTTTTTTAGGATTCATCGGCTATGGCTTCCAATGGCTCCTAATCGCTGATTTCATCTCCTTACCCTATTTCCTG GTGTTCTTCTTGTGCTTGCTTGCCGGTTGCAGCATTTGTTGGTTCAACACAGTTTGTTTCGTTCTTTGCATTCGAAACTTCTCAGCAAATCGCCCATTAGCATTATCTCTCACTGTTAGCTTCAATGGCGTCAGTGCCGCTTTCTACACTCTCGCCGGCAACGCCATTAATCCCTCTTCACCTCCCATTTACCTTCTCCTCAACGCTCTCATTCCCCTTCTCATCTCCATCGTCGTCTTCCTCCCCGTCCTCCACCAACCCCCTCTTCATTCTCTTTCCCTCCCCTCCGACGCCGTCCACCGAGACTCCCTCATTTTCCTCATCTTGAACTTCCTTGCCATCATCGTCGGAATCTACCTTCTCCTCTTCGGCTCTGTCACTTCCGCTGATCCCATGATCGCACGCCTACTCTTCATCGGAGCCATTGTTCTTCTTATCTTGCCTCTCTGTATTCCTGGTATTGTCTATGCTAATGATTGGTTCCATCGAACCGTTAATTCCAGCTTCCGTCTCGATGGATCTAACTTCATTCTCGTCCACGACGAAGATCTCGAGTTTCACAAAGAGTTGTTGCTTAGTCTTGAATCCAATGGAAGCTTCGGCAATGGCGAATCTCCGTTGTTGTCTGAATCTGCTTCGTTAATTGACGGTGAGACTGAACCATCGAAAGGCTGCTTGAGGAAATTGATTGAGATAGATCAATTAGCGATGCTTGGGGAAGAACATTCGTCGAGTCGATTGGTGAAACGCCTGGATTTTTGGCTGTATTTCATTGCTTACATTTGTGGAGGCACAATCGGACTCGTTTACAGCAACAACATAGGTCAGATTGCGCAATCCCTAGGTTTAAGTTCAAGAACCAAAGCGATTGTAACACTCTACTCCTCATTCTCTTTCTTCGGCCGATTGCTCTCCGCCGTACCAGACTACATTCGAGC GAAATTGTATTTTGCAAGAACAGGATGGCTTTCGATTGCTCTAATTCCAACTCCTATAGCATTCTTCCTGCTATCGGCATCATCCACCGCAATGGCAGTTTACATAGGCACGGCGCTGATCGGCTTAAGCTCCGGATTCATATTCGCAGCAGCAGTTTCCATTACCGCGGAGCTGTTTGGACCAAATAGCTTAGGCGTTAACCACAACATTCTGATCACAAACATCCCTATCGGATCTCTGCTATACGGCATGCTTGCGGCGGTGGTGTACGATTCACAGGGAAAAAGCTCGGACAACGGGGAGGCGATTGTATGCATGGGAAGAAGGTGCTATTTCTTAACATTTGTATTTTGTGGATGCATTTCTGTGGTGGGATTGGTTTCAAGTGTGTTGTTGTTCTTGAGAACAAGACATGCTTATGATCGCTTTGAAAGCAGTAGGATTTCTAGTAGTACAAATCGATTGTATTGA
- the LOC101205764 gene encoding uncharacterized protein LOC101205764 produces the protein MAFNSKFPKKPTVSPSHCNLCTTLFFVVLFTVPTLFLLHTSTISVCSLSASTTRLNSWFGDLRDAQFSWNRLAFDEDKPPPVVLKIAVFSRKWPIGTIPGGMERHAHTLHTALARRGHRVHVFTSPVSNYGVVQNLSSETSAPYIHFHEGEPGRWRYNKAWEQYEEENHREPFDVVHSESVALPHWLAKQLSNLAVSWHGIALESLQSDIFQDLARRPNEPMSPAFNKNIQGDVPKVLNEIRFFKDYVHHVAISDSCGEMLRDMYQIPSRRVHVIVNGVDEDDFREDFKLGKEFKARIGIPRNASLVLGVAGRLVKDKGHPLLHEAFSIITEQHPNVYLVVAGAGPWEQRYRDLGPQVLVLGSMSPSELRAFYNAIDIFVNPTLRPQGLDLTLMEAMASGKPVMASRFPSIKGTIVVDDEYGFMFAPNVESLVETLEAVAKEGSDRLRQRGKACRRYATSMFTARKMALAYERLFLCIKDEAFCNYP, from the coding sequence ATGGCTTTCAATTCCAAATTCCCAAAGAAACCCACTGTTTCCCCCTCCCACTGCAATCTCTGCACCACCCTTTTCTTCGTTGTTCTTTTCACCGTTCCCACTCTATTTCTCCTCCATACCTCCACCATCTCCGTCTGCTCTCTCTCTGCCTCCACCACTCGTCTGAACTCATGGTTCGGAGATCTTCGCGATGCTCAATTTTCTTGGAATCGCCTAGCTTTTGATGAAGATAAACCGCCACCTGTTGTTCTGAAAATTGCTGTATTTTCTCGGAAATGGCCAATCGGAACAATCCCGGGGGGGATGGAGCGGCATGCTCACACGCTTCACACGGCTCTGGCTCGCCGTGGCCATCGCGTTCATGTTTTCACCTCACCTGTGTCTAACTATGGCGTCGTTCAGAACCTCTCTTCTGAAACTTCAGCGCCGTACATCCATTTCCATGAAGGCGAACCAGGCCGGTGGCGATACAACAAAGCGTGGGAGCAAtacgaagaagaaaaccacCGAGAACCGTTCGACGTTGTTCACTCAGAGAGCGTCGCACTTCCTCACTGGTTAGCCAAACAGCTCTCGAATCTCGCAGTTTCTTGGCATGGGATTGCCTTAGAGAGCTTGCAATCGGACATATTCCAGGACCTAGCTCGCCGGCCGAACGAGCCGATGTCGCCAGCCTTCAACAAGAACATTCAAGGCGACGTCCCGAAGGTACTGAATGAGATCCGATTCTTCAAAGATTACGTTCACCACGTCGCCATTAGCGATAGTTGCGGAGAGATGCTCCGAGATATGTACCAAATTCCAAGCAGAAGAGTCCATGTGATCGTCAACGGCGTCGATGAAGACGATTTCCGagaggatttcaaattagggAAAGAATTTAAGGCCAGAATCGGTATACCTAGAAACGCAAGTCTAGTCCTCGGAGTCGCCGGAAGATTAGTGAAAGACAAAGGCCATCCGCTACTTCACGAAGCTTTCTCCATCATCACAGAGCAACATCCAAACGTCTACCTGGTGGTCGCCGGAGCAGGACCATGGGAACAACGGTACAGAGATCTAGGTCCTCAGGTTCTGGTATTAGGATCGATGAGTCCGTCGGAACTCAGAGCTTTCTACAATGCGATCGACATCTTCGTGAATCCCACGCTTCGGCCACAAGGCCTGGATCTAACTCTGATGGAGGCTATGGCGAGCGGAAAGCCGGTAATGGCGTCGAGGTTTCCGAGCATAAAGGGTACTATTGTTGTGGATGATGAGTACGGGTTCATGTTCGCTCCAAACGTGGAGTCGTTAGTAGAGACGCTGGAAGCGGTGGCTAAGGAAGGTTCAGATCGACTGAGACAGCGGGGGAAGGCTTGCCGGCGATATGCGACGTCCATGTTCACTGCCCGGAAAATGGCTCTGGCATATGAGAGGTTATTTCTTTGTATTAAAGATGAAGCATTTTGTAATTATCCGTag
- the LOC101211287 gene encoding protein NUCLEAR FUSION DEFECTIVE 4 isoform X2, with protein sequence MAGQSRKWLVLVATIWIQAFTGTNFDFSAYSSKLKSVLGISQVQLNYLATASDLGKVFGWSSGLALLHLPLPMAMFIAAFLGFIGYGFQWLLIVDFISLPYFLVFFLCLLAGCSICWFNTVCFVLCIRNFSANRPLALSLTVSFNGVSAAFYTLAGNAINPSSPPIYLLLNALIPLLISIVVFLPVLHQPPLHSLSLPSDAVHRDSLIFLILNFLAIIVGIYLLLFGSVTSADPMIARLLFIGAIVLLILPLCIPGIVYANDWFHRTVNSSFRLDGSNFILVHDEDLEFHKELLLSLESNGSFGNGESPLLSESASLIDGETEPSKGCLRKLIEIDQLAMLGEEHSSSRLVKRLDFWLYFIAYICGGTIGLVYSNNIGQIAQSLGLSSRTKAIVTLYSSFSFFGRLLSAVPDYIRAKLYFARTGWLSIALIPTPIAFFLLSASSTAMAVYIGTALIGLSSGFIFAAAVSITAELFGPNSLGVNHNILITNIPIGSLLYGMLAAVVYDSQGKSSDNGEAIVCMGRRCYFLTFVFCGCISVVGLVSSVLLFLRTRHAYDRFESSRISSSTNRLY encoded by the exons ATGGCCGGTCAGTCGCGTAAGTGGCTGGTTCTTGTGGCGACGATATGGATTCAAGCATTCACTGGCACCAACTTTGATTTCTCGGCCTACTCTTCCAAACTAAAATCGGTATTAGGCATTTCTCAAGTTCAACTTAATTATCTAGCCACAGCCTCCGATCTCGGCAAAGTCTTCGGCTGGTCCTCTGGATTAGCTCTGCTTCATCTCCCGTTGCCGATGGCTATGTTCATCGCCGCTTTTTTAGGATTCATCGGCTACGGCTTCCAATGGCTCCTAATCGTTGATTTCATCTCCTTGCCCTATTTCTTG GTGTTCTTCTTGTGCTTGCTTGCCGGTTGCAGCATTTGTTGGTTCAACACAGTTTGTTTCGTTCTTTGCATTCGAAACTTCTCAGCAAATCGCCCATTAGCATTATCTCTCACTGTTAGCTTCAATGGCGTCAGTGCCGCTTTCTACACTCTCGCCGGCAACGCCATTAATCCCTCTTCACCTCCCATTTACCTTCTCCTCAACGCTCTCATTCCCCTTCTCATCTCCATCGTCGTCTTCCTCCCCGTCCTCCACCAACCCCCTCTTCATTCTCTTTCCCTCCCCTCCGACGCCGTCCACCGAGACTCCCTCATTTTCCTCATCTTGAACTTCCTTGCCATCATCGTCGGAATCTACCTTCTCCTCTTCGGCTCTGTCACTTCCGCTGATCCCATGATCGCACGCCTACTCTTCATCGGAGCCATTGTTCTTCTTATCTTGCCTCTCTGTATTCCTGGTATTGTCTATGCTAATGATTGGTTCCATCGAACCGTTAATTCCAGCTTCCGTCTCGATGGATCTAACTTCATTCTCGTCCACGACGAAGATCTCGAGTTTCACAAAGAGTTGTTGCTTAGTCTTGAATCCAATGGAAGCTTCGGCAATGGCGAATCTCCGTTGTTGTCTGAATCTGCTTCGTTAATTGACGGTGAGACTGAACCATCGAAAGGCTGCTTGAGGAAATTGATTGAGATAGATCAATTAGCGATGCTTGGGGAAGAACATTCGTCGAGTCGATTGGTGAAACGCCTGGATTTTTGGCTGTATTTCATTGCTTACATTTGTGGAGGCACAATCGGACTCGTTTACAGCAACAACATAGGTCAGATTGCGCAATCCCTAGGTTTAAGTTCAAGAACCAAAGCGATTGTAACACTCTACTCCTCATTCTCTTTCTTCGGCCGATTGCTCTCCGCCGTACCAGACTACATTCGAGC GAAATTGTATTTTGCAAGAACAGGATGGCTTTCGATTGCTCTAATTCCAACTCCTATAGCATTCTTCCTGCTATCGGCATCATCCACCGCAATGGCAGTTTACATAGGCACGGCGCTGATCGGCTTAAGCTCCGGATTCATATTCGCAGCAGCAGTTTCCATTACCGCGGAGCTGTTTGGACCAAATAGCTTAGGCGTTAACCACAACATTCTGATCACAAACATCCCTATCGGATCTCTGCTATACGGCATGCTTGCGGCGGTGGTGTACGATTCACAGGGAAAAAGCTCGGACAACGGGGAGGCGATTGTATGCATGGGAAGAAGGTGCTATTTCTTAACATTTGTATTTTGTGGATGCATTTCTGTGGTGGGATTGGTTTCAAGTGTGTTGTTGTTCTTGAGAACAAGACATGCTTATGATCGCTTTGAAAGCAGTAGGATTTCTAGTAGTACAAATCGATTGTATTGA
- the LOC101211778 gene encoding uncharacterized protein LOC101211778, which translates to MADFSFLSDTDDSAVEDLLSQTQDLCLLEQISAINCSSFTHSDLPSDLESRFRKLKSFPAAKSNTRSGFDSRNSRSVHSADESLGDDFAVFSPSKQSNKKEVGFSPKSQSQHLPDNSSKIGNSTSPMDNQDRNNGSSRSKSKCRYVSSPSNSSFSSGEIDEISVPKRDGKVRSKSKSESGYSASPPQSPPRKTGCFWCSPKKTSEKKNSGNKILENGLGWGKNNEFLADLNIFSAKEQEKILKKAMKEEEKINREAEKIVKWAKQASARMNISDIEDELSDDEEIKEKSMKF; encoded by the coding sequence ATGGCCGATTTCTCCTTCCTCTCCGACACAGACGATTCCGCCGTCGAAGATCTTCTATCTCAAACCCAGGATCTCTGTCTTCTTGAACAAATCTCTGCCATCAACTGCTCTTCCTTCACCCACTCCGATCTTCCCTCTGACCTTGAATCCCGATTCCGCAAGCTCAAATCCTTCCCTGCTGCTAAATCCAACACCAGGTCCGGTTTCGATTCCAGGAATAGTCGATCTGTACACTCTGCCGATGAGAGTTTGGGAGACGATTTTGCTGTTTTTTCTCCTTCCAAACAGAGTAATAAGAAGGAAGTAGGGTTTAGCCCTAAATCTCAGTCGCAGCATCTTCCGGATAATTCATCAAAAATAGGAAACTCAACCTCTCCAATGGATAATCAAGATCGAAACAATGGAAGTTCCAGATCGAAATCGAAATGTAGGTACGTTTCATCTCCTTCGAATTCTTCATTTTCGTCTGGTGAAATCGATGAAATATCTGTACCGAAGAGAGATGGCAAAGTCCGCTCCAAAAGCAAGTCGGAATCGGGATATTCGGCTTCTCCGCCTCAATCACCGCCGAGAAAAACCGGTTGTTTTTGGTGTTCACCGAAGAAAACTTCAGAGAAGAAGAACAGCGGAAACAAAATTCTGGAGAATGGCCTTGGATGGGGTAAGAACAATGAATTCCTCGCAGACTTGAACATTTTTTCGGCAAAAGAGCAAGAGAAAATTCTGAAAAAGGCaatgaaagaggaagagaagatcAATCGGGAGGCTGAGAAAATTGTGAAATGGGCGAAGCAAGCTTCTGCTAGGATGAATATTTCAGACATTGAAGACGAGCTTAGCGatgatgaagaaataaaagaaaagagtatgaaattttga